The Astyanax mexicanus isolate ESR-SI-001 chromosome 14, AstMex3_surface, whole genome shotgun sequence genome window below encodes:
- the LOC111196018 gene encoding scavenger receptor cysteine-rich type 1 protein M130 isoform X14, giving the protein MSDAAVVCRELGCGEAVDALGKSHFGSGSGPIWMDDVDCSGSESRLKNCRSPVWGKHDCNETHNSGVICSGARLVLGSRCSERVEVLHGESWATVCDADFNQQGAEVVCRELGCGSPVKLLGAAAFGRGEGQVWSEVLQCRGNKSQTHFCPKSSSLKHNCSHDNDVGLVCAGVLLVNGSRYSGRVEVLHGESWFTVCDADFNQQDAEVVCRELGCGSPVEILGAAAFGRGESPVWSEELQCRGSESQIHFCPKSSSLKHNCSHDNDVGLVCSGSGPIWMDNVHCSGSESTLRNCESAGWGKHNCDHSKDAGVICSGVRVVGGSHCSGRVEVLHGESWVTVCDADFNQQDAEVVCRELGCGSLVEVLGAAAFGRAEGQMWSEELQCRGNESHMYLCQTSPSLKPNCSHNKDVGLRCSGHTQARLMNGSDSCSGRVELQYLSEWGTVCDVLLWRLMREECGCLEGWSVRGRWRCSSGRTGGEFCWTPGVSLRPLWSADSWAVVLYSTSPAPLQHSYMCVTGFNCSGSEAHLRNCSSSQAVNCSSTVQLYITCSGTSNTVHSSIRLVGSGGDCAGRLEVFHSGSWGTVSDELWDIEDAQVVCRQLQCGVALSAPVPVPARFGSGTGPIWLNEVECEGNEASLWNCRYQLCGEDECGHKDDVGVVCSEYKEIRLTEGCEGNLEVYYNGTWGNVCVNGMTDETAKLICRELNCGRTGRESWSKARVESAPNWLDNVKCRKHDSTLWHCPSSSWGENRCDNCNEVACITCSENGNTLDLTNWLCDSSPHERPCSKHIPLRLRGGVGSCSGWLQVYHNKTWGSVCGDLWDIRDAQVICRQLGCGPALSANRRAADGSGGGTIWMNRVKCRGNEIHLWDCPHSLKNHTDCSHSAGVTCGGFLYHTLPLNNKRGQMGHFVLQDSQPQTRRIILPQTPPPAVPSIYPVSLLVLGSVLFLALVLLVVLFYQNRVLRRVISKRRKTSAEPVYEEIDTRLIPKRITVSTESKADNEEMQLSYDVIFAGQTPDSAAEEEPDNYDDVIVEQNSNIVMGL; this is encoded by the exons atgagtgatgctgcagtggtgtgtagagagctgggctgtggagaagctgtagatgcactgggcaaatctcattttggatcaggatcaggaccaatctggatggatgatgtggactgtagtggatcagagtctagactgaagaactgtagatcaccagtatggggtaaacatgactgcaatgaaacccacaattctggagtcatctgttcag GAGCCAGGCTGGTTTTAGGTTCTCGCTGCTCtgagagagtggaggttcttcatggagagagctgggccacagtgtgtgatgctgactttaaccagcagggtgcagaggttgtgtgtcgagagctcggctgtggttctcctgtgaagcttctgggagcagctgcgtttggtagaggggagggtcaggtgtggtcagaggtgcttcagtgtagaggaaacaaatctcagactcacttctgtccaaaatcatcttcactcaaacacaactgctcccatgataatgatgtgggactggtgtgtgcag gagtcctgctggttaatggctctcgctactctggaagagtggaggttcttcatggtgagagctggttcacagtgtgtgatgctgactttaaccagcaggatgcagaggttgtgtgtcgggagctgggctgtggttctcctgtggagattctgggagcagctgcttttggtagaggggagagtccggtgtggtcagaggagcttcagtgtagaggaagcgaatcacagattcacttctgtccaaaatcatcttcactcaaacacaactgctcccatgataatgatgtgggactggtgtgttctg gatcaggaccaatctggatggataatgtgcactgcagtggctctgagtctacactgaggaactgtgaatcagcaggatggggtaaacataactgtgatcattctaaagatgctggagtcatctgttcag GAGTCCGGGTGGTTGGTGGTTCTCActgttctgggagagtggaggttcttcatggagagagctgggtcacagtgtgtgatgctgactttaaccagcaggatgcagaggttgtgtgtcgagagctgggctgtggttctcttgtggag gttctgggagcagctgcttttggtagagcagagggtcagatgtggtcagaggagcttcagtgtagaggaaacgaatctcatatgtacctctgccagacatctccttccttgaaacccaactgctctcacaacaaggatgtgggactaagatgctctg gtcacactcaggctcggctgatgaacggctcagattcctgttctggtcgagtggagctccagtacctcagtgagtggggtacagtgtgtgat gttcttctctggcgtctcatgagggaggagtgcggttgtctggagggatggagtgtgagggggaggtggaggtgttcttcaggcaggactggaggagagttctgctggactcctggagtgagtctgaggcctctgtggtctgcagacagctgggctgtggttctgtactcaacatctccagctcctcttcaacacagctacatgtgtgtgacgggtttcaactgctctgggagtgaagctcatctgaggaactgcagcagctcacaagcagttaactgcagctccacagtacagctctacatcacctgctctg gtacatctaacacagtccacagctccatcaggctggttggttctgggggagactgtgcaggaaggctggaggttttccacagtggatcatgggggacagtgagtgatgaattgtgggatattgaggatgcgcaggtggtctgcagacagctgcagtgtggagtcgccctcagtgctccagtaccggtaccagcccggtttggatctggaactggacccatttggctgaatgaggtggagtgtgaggggaacgaggcgtctctgtggaactgcagatatcagctgtgtggagaggatgaatgtggacacaaggatgatgtaggagtcgtgtgctcag agtataaagagatcagactgactgagggctgtgaggggaatctggaggtgtactataatggaacctgggggaatgtgtgtgtaaatgggatgactgatgaaacggcaaaattgatctgtcgagagctgaactgtggaagaactggcagggagtcttggtctaaagcaagagtggaatcagctcctaactggctggataatgtaaaatgtaggaaacatgactccactctgtggcactgtccatcttcatcctggggggagaacaggtgtgataattgcaatgaggttgcttgcattacctgctcag agaatggaaatacactagatttgacaaattggctgtgtgattcatctcctcatgagagaccgtgctcaa agcacattcctctgaggctgaggggaggagtaggaagctgttctggatggctgcaggtgtatcataataaaacatgggggtctgtatgtggtgacctctgggacatcagggatgctcaggtgatctgcaggcagctgggttgtgggccggcgctgagtgctaatagaagagctgctgatggttctggtggaggaactatctggatgaacagagtgaagtgtagagggaatgagattcacctgtgggactgtcctcattccctgaagaaccacactgactgctcccacagtgctggagtcacttgtggag gcttcctgtatcatactttgcctttaaataataaaagaggacagatgggacattttgtcttgcaag attctcaaccacagacaagaagaatcatacttccacaaactcctccaccagctgttccctccatctatccagtgtctctcctggttctgggatctgtgctcttcctggccttagtgcttctggttgtgctgttttatcagaacagagtgctcaggagag tgatctctaagaggaggaagacttcagctgagcctgtctatgaggagattgacaccaggctcatccctaaaagaattactgtctcaactgaaa GTAAAGCAGATAATGAGGAAATGCAGTTAAGTTATGATGTCATTTTTGCTGGACAAACACCTGACAGTGCAGCAg aggaaGAACCAGATAATTACGATGATGTTATTGTGGAACAAAACTCAAACATTGTGATGGGTCTGTAG